Below is a window of Desulfobacterales bacterium DNA.
GGGTCCATGGGCACCTTGCCCAGGAATGGCAGACTGAACTCCAGGGCGGTTTTCCGGCCGCCGCCGCTCTTGAAGATGTCAACGCCCTGGTGACAATGCGGACAGACAAAGCCGCTCATGTTCTCAACCAGTCCGATCACCTTCATCTTCAACTGCCGGCAGAAGTTGATCGATTTCCGGACATCGGCCAGGGCCACCTCCTGGGGGGTGGTGACGATCAGGGCGTTGACGTCCTTGATGTTCTGGGCAATCGACAGGGGTTCGTCGCCAGTGCCGGGCGGGGCGTCGATCACCAGAAAGTCCAGTTCGCCCCAGTCCATATCGGCAATGAACTGGCGGATGGCATGGAGCTTCAGGGGACCGCGCCAGATAATGGCCTCGTCCCGGTCCTCCATCATGTATTCCAGGGAGATGACCTTGAGCTTGTCGTTGTAGCGCATCGGCGGGACCAGGCCCTTTTCGGTCTTTTCGACAAACTGCATCTTGCCGGTCAGCCCGAGCATCCGGCAGATGTCCGGACCGTGCAGGTCCACGTCCATCAGCCCCACCTTGTGTCCTTTATCGGCAAGGCCCATGGCCAGGTTGACGGCCACCGTGCTTTTGCCCACCCCGCCCTTGCCGCTCATCACCAGGATCTTGTATCTGATCCGGTTGAGGGCGCCCTGGATGGCCAGGTCCTGGATGGCAACGGATGCCTTGGCCGCGCCGCAGGTTGCGCCCTTGGTGCTCTCCTTGCCGGGGCAGGTCTTGGTTTTGCATGAGCTTGACATTATATCTCCTTAAATTCTTGCTGCATTTGTAAAAACTAAAATATTTACCGCTGAGTACGCAGAGACCGCGGAGAAACTTTTATTGTTTTAAATAATTAACTCTGTGACCTCTGCGCTCTCTGCGGTGAAACCAGATTTTTCAGAGTCTCACATGGTTCCCTTACCTGCGGGACCTTCATTTATCCAACTTAAAAATTAAATTCCCGGCTTGCGGCCTTGCAACCGAGGCCCGCTGGAAACAACGATGGGGGCGGGATCCGGACCGTTTTGAACGTGACATTCTATATACCGTAATGCAGGATCTTTTAAAAGCCAAATCCGGAAGCAGGGTCAAGGGGGAGACCTCCCTGTTTTCCCCTTGATTTTTCGGACCAGGGCCGGGTACTTTCATATAAAACCACTCACCGGGTGGCGCGACCACCTGTCGAGTATACTCCTTGCCTTGTGAGAGCTTTCATATGGGTGAGATCGTAATCATTTTCAGGGGTGGCCGGCCGGGGTGTTGCCGCTGCCCCCTGGCCCTTAAAAAATAACAGGAGAAATTTGATGCAGGTTCTGGTGCTCTATTACAGTAAGGGCGGCAATACCAAAAAACTGGCCCAGGGGGTGGCTGACGGGGTTGCCGCAACCGGGGTGCGGGCGGTACTGCGCAGCACCCGGGAGGTCACTGCCCGGGAGTTTGAGGAATCCGCCGGGGTCATTGCCGGCTCGCCGGTCTACTTCGGGGTGATGGCCGCGGATCTCAAGCGGGTGTTCGACGAGTTCGTCGGCCTGCGCCGCAAGATGGAGAACCGGGTCGGGGCCGCCTTTGCCACCGGCAACCACCATACCGGCGGCAAGGAGACCACCATGTTGTCGATCATCCAGTGCATGCTGATCTACGGGATGATCATTGTCGGCGATCCCATGGACGCCTCGGGCCATTACGGGGTGGCCTGCCAGCAGGCGCCGGACGAATCGGCCCTGGCCGATGCCGGCAAGCTGGGGGCCCGGGTGGCAAACCTCTGCCAACAGCTGGCCAAAGGTAAGTGATCACGGGCAGCACACGGAGTCTGCGCGTACCTCTCCCCGCGATCGCTCCTGCCCCGTGATGATTTGCGGCCAAAGAGTAAGCCAGGCCCGGACGCAGGATCACTTGATCACGTTTTCGAGGGATGAACAATGAATGAGATCGACAAACGGTTACTTGACCGGTTCAAGACGATGGAACAGCGGATGGGGCGGATGTTCCGCAACATGGCCGTGCCGCGGATGACCGCTTCGGTGCATACCGGTTGCTGGGAACCGGCTGCCGACGTATATGAGACCGAGGAGGCGATATATGTATATGTGGATACCGCGGGCATTGATCCGGAACAGCTGACCGTGACCGCCGAACGGAAGGGGGTCACGGTCACCGGCATTCGCAAGATTCCGGAGCAGGCCAGGATCCGCAGTATCCATCAGCTGGAGATCGACCATGGCAGCTTCCGTCGCTCCCTTACCTTCAATGTGCCGGTTGATGTCTCGGCTGTCACCTCTGTGTGCAGAAACGGGTTGCTGGAGATCAGGATGCCCAAGGAAAGAGCCGCCCCCAAGGTAAGCGTCAAGGTGGGTTCATAAAACGTAAGATCATCCGAAGAGAGAGTCATGACTGAGACCAATCCCGACACCAAGGGGTCCGGGGTCAACCCGGCGACCCTGCCGATCCCCGATGAACTGCCGGTCCTGCCGATCAGTGATTTTGTGTTTTTTCCCGGCATGGGCTTCCCGCTCCAGTTTGCCAATTCTTCCTCCAAACAGTTGATCGACGACGCCCTGCTCAACGGCCGGATGGTGGCCATTGTCGCCCGCCGCAAACCAAAGGAGGGCGAGCCCGAGTCCGCCGAGGTGATCGATGAACTCTTTTCCGTGGGGGTGGCCGCCTATATCCACAAGATGATCAAGGCACCGGAAGGGTTCTACGTGGTGCTGATGAGTGCCTTTAAAAAGATCCGGATCCGGGAGTATACCCAGCATAAGCCCTATCTCAAGGCGCGGATCGAGGTGGTGGAGATGAAGGCGGAGCAGGACCGGGAGACCGAGGCCCTGCTGCTCAACCTCCGCAACCAGTTCAAAAAGCTGGCCGAGCTGTCGCAGCTGCCGGTCGAGCTGCCGATGACCATCATGTCGATGTCCGACCCTTTTTTCGTGGGGTTCCTGGTGGTCTCCCAGTTGAATCTGCCCCTGGAAGAAGAACAGAAGATCCTGGAGCTTGATGATCTCAAGGCCCTGCTCAGAATCGCCACCAGCGAGATCAATAAAAAGATGGAAACAGTGGAGATGAGCCGGGATATCCAGAAGGCGATCAAGGAGGACATGGATGATAAACAGCGGGAGTTCTTCCTCCGCCAGCAGCTCAAGGCGATCCGCAAGGAACTGGGCGAAGACAACGGTAAAAACGTTGAACTGGAGGAGTTGCGCAAACGGCTGGACGAGAGCACCATGGGCGAGGAACCCCGCAAGGCGGCGGAAAAGGAACTGGAACGGCTGGCGCGGATCAATCCCTCCTCGCCGGAGCATACCGTGTCCCGCACCTATCTGGAATGGATTCTCGACCTGCCCTGGGAGGTATCAACCGTTGATTCCCTGGATATTGATAAGGCCCGGAAGAACCTGGACCAGGACCATTACGGGCTGGAGAAGATAAAGAAAAGAATCCTCGAATTTCTGGCGGTGCGCAAGCTCAAGCAGGACATGCACGGCCCGATTCTATGTTTCGTCGGCCCGCCCGGGGTGGGCAAGACCTCGCTGGGCCAGTCCATCGCCCGGACCATGGGCAGGAAATTCGTGCGTATCTCCCTGGGCGGGGTCCGGGACGAGGCCGAGATCCGGGGCCACCGGCGCACCTATATCGGCGCCCTGCCGGGCCGGATCATCCAGAGCCTGCGCAAGGCCGGCTCCAACAATCCGCTGTTCATGCTCGATGAGATCGACAAGCTGGGCACGGATTTCCGCGGCGACCCCTCGTCGGCCCTGCTGGAGGTGCTGGACCCGGAGCAGAATTTTTCTTTTGCCGACCATTACCTGGAGATCGCCTTTGATCTGTCCAGGGTGATGTTCATCACCACCGCCAACCTGCTCGACAATATTCCCGGCCCGCTGCGCGACCGGATGGAGGTCATCGAACTGCCCGGCTACACCGATGAAGAGAAATTGATGATCGCCAAGCGTCACCTGGTGGGCAAGCAGCTTGAGGCCCATGCCCTCACCGGCGAGGACCTGCAGTTGACCGACGCGGCGATCCTGGGGATCATCCACTCCTATACCCGGGAGGCCGGGGTCCGCAACCTGGAACGGCGGCTGGCCGAGATCTGCCGGGGGGTAGCGAAAAATATCGTTACCGGCGCCACCGGCCTGACCGTTGTGGATGCGGATGACCTGGAGCAGTTCCTCGGCCCGGTCCGGTTCTTCTCCGAGATGACCACCCGTTCCTGGGGGCCGGGCCTGGCCACCGGCCTGGCCTGGACCCCGGTG
It encodes the following:
- a CDS encoding Mrp/NBP35 family ATP-binding protein; translation: MSSSCKTKTCPGKESTKGATCGAAKASVAIQDLAIQGALNRIRYKILVMSGKGGVGKSTVAVNLAMGLADKGHKVGLMDVDLHGPDICRMLGLTGKMQFVEKTEKGLVPPMRYNDKLKVISLEYMMEDRDEAIIWRGPLKLHAIRQFIADMDWGELDFLVIDAPPGTGDEPLSIAQNIKDVNALIVTTPQEVALADVRKSINFCRQLKMKVIGLVENMSGFVCPHCHQGVDIFKSGGGRKTALEFSLPFLGKVPMDPRVVTGGDAGKPYLSSRADTVATRAFAEVVANVAKALPVGKTVGNGQQAMGS
- a CDS encoding NAD(P)H-dependent oxidoreductase, with the protein product MQVLVLYYSKGGNTKKLAQGVADGVAATGVRAVLRSTREVTAREFEESAGVIAGSPVYFGVMAADLKRVFDEFVGLRRKMENRVGAAFATGNHHTGGKETTMLSIIQCMLIYGMIIVGDPMDASGHYGVACQQAPDESALADAGKLGARVANLCQQLAKGK
- a CDS encoding Hsp20/alpha crystallin family protein; translation: MNEIDKRLLDRFKTMEQRMGRMFRNMAVPRMTASVHTGCWEPAADVYETEEAIYVYVDTAGIDPEQLTVTAERKGVTVTGIRKIPEQARIRSIHQLEIDHGSFRRSLTFNVPVDVSAVTSVCRNGLLEIRMPKERAAPKVSVKVGS
- the lon gene encoding endopeptidase La, encoding MTETNPDTKGSGVNPATLPIPDELPVLPISDFVFFPGMGFPLQFANSSSKQLIDDALLNGRMVAIVARRKPKEGEPESAEVIDELFSVGVAAYIHKMIKAPEGFYVVLMSAFKKIRIREYTQHKPYLKARIEVVEMKAEQDRETEALLLNLRNQFKKLAELSQLPVELPMTIMSMSDPFFVGFLVVSQLNLPLEEEQKILELDDLKALLRIATSEINKKMETVEMSRDIQKAIKEDMDDKQREFFLRQQLKAIRKELGEDNGKNVELEELRKRLDESTMGEEPRKAAEKELERLARINPSSPEHTVSRTYLEWILDLPWEVSTVDSLDIDKARKNLDQDHYGLEKIKKRILEFLAVRKLKQDMHGPILCFVGPPGVGKTSLGQSIARTMGRKFVRISLGGVRDEAEIRGHRRTYIGALPGRIIQSLRKAGSNNPLFMLDEIDKLGTDFRGDPSSALLEVLDPEQNFSFADHYLEIAFDLSRVMFITTANLLDNIPGPLRDRMEVIELPGYTDEEKLMIAKRHLVGKQLEAHALTGEDLQLTDAAILGIIHSYTREAGVRNLERRLAEICRGVAKNIVTGATGLTVVDADDLEQFLGPVRFFSEMTTRSWGPGLATGLAWTPVGGQLLFIESARMPGRGKLTLTGKLGEVMKESATAALTFIRSHAAEMKIEDELFAKSDIHIHVPEGAIPKDGPSAGVAMVVSLVSLLTGRAARKDIAMTGEITLRGDVLPVGGIKEKVLAAVRAGLRVIILPALNEKDVGEIPDNVKEGVVFHYVQGIREALGFALNGPESPG